The Silene latifolia isolate original U9 population chromosome 4, ASM4854445v1, whole genome shotgun sequence region CGACCGACATCCTCCCCGCCGACACCACCACCGATTTTGGACTACCATCATAAATGTCCTCCGCCGACGAGTGTTCTCGGTGCCACCGTTAAACACCCACAACTGTCAAAACCCAAACCCACAACATCCATCTATACCACGAACTTAAACCAACAATCAGCACCACCCTCACTTACAAAACAACCCCAAACCCACAACCCCACGTTACCCCCCCACATTTGTCACATCACCCATCACAACACCTTCCCGCCCCATCCACGCGTTACCTTTTGAGCTCGCCAAAAACTCAACAACCCAAAGCTCTTAGCACCATTATCTACCCTATCACGCACTACCCCACCACCGAAACCCCTCCCCCACCCTTACAAATATCGGATCTGGTGTATTTAAGTATATGGGAGGGTTATCTTGGATAAGGGGATGATGGTCATTTTTTGGGGATTCGATGGGGATGGCGAGGGACTACGCCGAGGGTAGGTCATACGGGGGCAAATGATGCCGATGTGGCACttgtggtggcggtggtggtacCGGCCGGGGAAGAGGTGAGTTGTGGTATGGTAATGGGGTTTATGTGGTTAATGTCGATGTTTAATGGGTTAATGTGGTAGGGATATGTAATTAGTAAGAGCAAAAGATGGTGATGGATAAATTAGTAAGGGCAAAATGGGGAATTTGTAAGATTTGGTATTGAGTAAGTAAAAAATGAGGATTTTAGGTATAAGGTTTGAaagaaaattatcttaggtataaaatttgaaaaagtGACTTATataaggtataagttatcaatttacccaagATAATATTAAGTAATCTTTATTCAAGTCCCAAAACACATTTATTGCTGTTAGCATTAAATATGGAAATTTAATCCCCTTAATAAGACATTACATTACATTTGGTGTTATGGTTAGGGGTGTGTGAGAAATGTTATTAGATTGCATGTTCTATTCCCATTAGCTGCACTtcccttctctttttttttttttttttttttttttttttttttttttttggctaagTCGCCCAGCCGCTGAGCGTTTTGCCCTCAAGTCGCTCTCCCGCTGAGCGACCTTAATCCTGAACCTACCATCGTCaaaaccgagcctacgtggacccattttggtaattagtttcaaAGTTACTCTATTTCGTTAAATTGTTTGTTATTAAAACCCATTTTGGAATTGCAAAGAAAAGGAGAAATGTTCTTACCATTTATTGTAAAGAAAATGAGTATATTTTTTTGCTACTATATTTCCTTACACAAAAATTTCAGAGAGACGGTCTATCAATAACATTACTGAGAGACCTCTCAAATGATGGGGTGATGGACCCACTAaattttatttttctattatgtctctcactaaattagtgggagacggtctctcatgagacctactgttTTCCTTAGGGTGCACAGTGCACTGCGTTTGTAACAAGTCCAACCCCTCACAAAGTCTCAAATCTTAGGTCGGGAATTACAAGATCAAACAATTAATTATGGCCTTAATCAATAATTTGCAGTTAATAGATGCAATTACGATTTTTAGCAAAACAAAGAGACCAAATAATAACTTATTAAGAGAAGGAGTAATAATTGAAAGAAGTAAACGAAAGCTATCAAGAGTGTCTATGTTAATTCTGTGAAGAATATAGATTGATGCATTAAATAAGTCAATAGTCCGTTAAAGTGTTAGTTACAAAAGTCTAACTAACTCAATACTACATAAGCATGAATGTGATACAATTACATACTTTTGTAATAACAAATTATCAATATAATATTATCTCTGTATGTTAATCTTTGCTCTCTGTATTCTATTGCAAGTTTACAACAAcatttatcatattcatcatcttcatcaatcctgAAGATCATTAATCAATTGAGGTTAACTTTATATGGTATCAGTTGAGGTTTAATTCTGCAATTGTTCACCAAATTCCGCGATAATTACTTTATGGTTTGCTTTTGCGATTCCATATTAGTTTTTTCCTCGTGTATCTTTAATTCTTCCAAAGAGGGTTTTTTCAGGGTTCAAAATTGAATGATGAAATACGTTAAAATAATATGTAGTTCATATATATTAAACCTTGTCTAATCAAAACACGACTCTAATTATTAAAACGCTCAACAAAAGCGACCCAGATCAAACGACCAAGGACGCAAGTCAATCGACCCAGGCTTCAGGTCGGTCGTCCTACACCTACTAAAACACgtttttcttctcttctcttcgTTCCAAGCTTTGGTAGTTATTCCGTTACCTCTCGACCTCTTTTAGACAATTCCCAAGCTCCTTTAACAACTAAAACTTAGGTTAAGTATCTTCAAAAGTTCAAATCCCTTCATGTCTCGGACACAACTAAGTAAAAACATAATTTGAACTACATTTCCCACAAAACCAACATACAAACTCAAATTATGATCATATTACACATATCTCAACAATAACTTTTAGTGCTTTTACAATAACACAAGGCAATCAACGCATGCACTTGTTGGTAGTAGACACATGAAGTAAGTCAGTAACCATGCATGTAGTACAAGTTGACAAATAGAAGACAACCCCCATAATGAACGTCAACCTCAAAGGATCAATATCCACAGCTAACAAGATATAAAATGGAGTGACAACATTTATACAAGAAATGGGGCGCAATTAATATATAACCATTGCATATATGATATATGTGACCAACAACAATCATAACCTTAACATTTTCCTAGGTACAAATTGAATTATATGCCTTTTGCATGGCATAAAACAGTGCATATATTAATTATGATAGTATATATTAATTATGATAGTGAAATCAATTTGAAACACCCCTTCCTACACGTTAGTGATTCCCCGTTTTAATCAATAATTTACAATTATTTTATTCACCCttataaaataaaacaagtaTAAATTATTCACTGAAACAGAGAGAGTAGCTATTAAATCTCTACTCTTTTTGACTTAATTTTAGCTTACTTTAGCTCATTTTAGTTCAACTCAACCTATTTTAACTTTATTTATCTCACATAacttcaattcagttcagctcaccCAAGTTCATTTCAGTTCAGCTATATTCTACCCAAAAAATCAGGGCCTAATTATATGTCAAATAAAAAAATAGCGAGATataacatatactccctcctatcacTCATTTCCTCCCTCTTTCCGTTTTCATGGTAGTcgtattttcttccctctttccttttttggaaggttttgtgtggtccaaaatcaattgTATGTTGGGTAGAGTGTTTTGTGtgatccaaattcattttcttatttcttgtgcaaaatggAAGAGAAAGAAATAAGTGAATAGCAGAGAGTAAGATGAAACACGAAAATGGGATAAGAAATCCACACTGCGAGCTAAGATATGAATTTTGGGTGTAAAAATGGTGATGGAAGTCATGGAACATTTTGGGAGACGTAATAGCAATGAAGCATGTAGTAATAGTAATGTTGAAAAAGACGAAAATTAAAATAGTCCCACAACTCCATAATACAATTTTTCTCCGATTTAATTTATTCCCCGTCAATTCAAATAAAAACTTATGTGAGATTATTATGTACATTCGACGATATATTTAATGTCCTATTTATAGTCGTTTAATAACAGTGTTGACAATTTGATTATATGATTGGTTTCACACAAAATTTGCTATCCAAAATTATTAACTCTTCCTAATTATTTTGTGGTTGTCCATACGTTTATCACAAATTCACAATCAAAATAGTCCATGTCATCCTTTAACCTATAATAAGACAAATTTAATTACGTTGTGAGTGACGgtgaaaaaattcataaatcttgGTGAAATGGAGCCAAATTAGAATTCCGTCGTCATCAATAAATAGTGTTCATACATGATACTTATGAATTTAACCTATATATTTGCTATATAACAATGAAAAAACATTTTACAACCAAATGGAATATTATACTCCATGATAGGGTTGTAAAACGAGTCGATTTGACATTTGAGCTCGAGCTCGGCTCAAAATTTTTAGCTCGAAGTTCGTCGAGTCTAAAAAATTCAACTCAAGTTCGTtttgtcattattttattttcactttcTAACCTTTTGAATctaattaaatatatattttttaaaaaataaataagattacaaaatagtaaaaaaatttaTATTATAGTATACTTATCAATACTTAAATAACCtataatttgaaataaaattaatattatagtataaaaataatacaaaaaaaaattataaacgagCTTTCGAGCTGAGCCTTGCTGAGCTTGGGCTCGACTCGTATTTAGCCAAGCTCGACTCGAGCACGAGTCAAACTTTGACTCAGCCAGCTCAGATCATTTATAGCCCAACTCCATGAGTCCATGTCACACTACAGCTTCATCTGTATAAGTAGTTATGACTGGGTATATgaacattaatttttttttttttttttcaaatgagcaCACTTATGTCGCAGGTGAGAATTCAACCCCCAACTTCAAAGTTGGAGTGGCCTTGTTCTTTTCGGCTTAAATGAGCTGAACTCTATTGAAAGGAGCTGAGCTGAATGGAGCTGAGGTGAATTAAATGCAactgaagtaagagttaattcTGTTAACAGATGAGCTGAACAGATGATTGAAGTTAAACAgaactgaactgaataaagcTAAACTGAATTGAAATGAGTTAAAATTAAGTCAGAAAATCAGGACCTAAAAGAGTTCTTACTACTTGAGCTAACTCTTATTCTCTCACATTAAATATTAAATACTACTCGTATATGTCTTACTCTTGTAATCATGACAAAAAATAATAAGTTTCAGGTTTAAATTCACCTCCGCTTCTAAGGCCCTTAGCTTGTGCTCGTTCAATACAAGAGCGGAGTAGGAGTGTAGGACTATATGAGCGCGTAGAGTTGTTCATGGACGGGGCATTTATTAGGCCCGTTAGAAAAGCGGGCTTGGATAATGCATTTTCCAAAAATTTATAAATGCTCGGCCCATAAACCCGCATGTTTGTGGGTTGAAAAAATCATGCTTACCCGGTTTACGTCCGGCATAAGTTCGCATTTGACCATCTATGTGCAGTTTTATAACAACGGTTAGAGCCCAAGTTCAAAAGTGTCGGCAGTTTTGGAGCTCAAGTTCAATACTCAGTAATTGATTTATTGGCCCAATTCGGGGCCCAATTCACTCCATCTCTTCCGTAAAGTTGGGCCACAAATTTACAGCCCAATTTCAAAAAAAGCATGGAAAATAACTAAAATCAAATGCCCCTTTTAACTCTTCAAGTTTCAACGAGCAATACAAACAAGTAGCAAGGCCCTTTTCTAAAGAGCATTTAATTGAGATATATTTTATgtaattactccctccattcaactccactttcaGACAAGCTTTTTTGCACACTATTCATGTttgacattcaacttcaattttctctcgatacataagttaaaatatattcatgtgagatcttatttgattcgtctttaagtgtacattaaaaatatccaacttttataatttttgcaaatacgtaactaaagatatttaccgcgcaaaagtcgcgttggcaaacgtgataaagtaaacatgtaaagtggagttgaatggagggagtattattgtAAAATTGCTTCATATATAACATAAAACTCATCTTACAATTCttcttaaacaacaacaacaacaacaacaacaacaacaacaacaattatccCAGTGCCaaaatggctcccgcaaattgcaggGTAAGGGGGTCGAATATACGCAGCCTTACCCtggtgttagcaacacaaagaggctgtttccgagtgaccaagatgaaaattgcgtcgagaactgcatcgaacgACCACTACTTCACAATTCTTCTTAAAGCTTgtaataaaaattgctatttgGGGTAAGCATTACATGATTTCACAAAACTCCTATCACACAAGACTAACCGAGTAACCGTTAGTTGACTTATATTCCAAGTTTATAACGGATCCGTAATAAAGTTAACATGAATATTTAAAACAAATTGGTATTTTGGTCTCTTACAAATTACAAACAGATCCAGTTAAGTTGTCTCATGGATTTACTACTACCTAATTTCATTCAAAAAGTAGAGTACATTTCTTGATATTTGTTCCTTACATAGATGGTATTCCTGAATTTGAGGAAATACTCAGTACTACTATTTATCAATCGACTTATTTTCGCATTATACATAGGACACCGTAAATGCATTTCTTTGGGTCTGCGACTGCCACAGGTGAAGTGAGAAGTGCAGCACAGGGTGGCTTGGTGGGACTTGCATATCCGATGGATGCGCTTCACCAAGTTATTTACGTACTGTCGATTTCCTCTAAGCAGCTAGCTTGATCGTTAAGGTCTCTCTTTCCCCTCCAAAGTATAATTTGCTCATCTTTGAACAAGATTGGAATGCAAGGTACCAAATCCTGTACTCATTTAACAGCTTTAACGTCTAAACCAAACCTGATTACACCATGAAGAAATTTAGGAAAAGAAATTTACCCTTAGCTTAACACCAATCCTTTTGCAGTCACTGGTTCCGACATGGGTGCAATCCAATCTCACCACCTCTTCAGTTTGGAAGGCATCCTTCACTTTTTGCACCACATTCAAATACACCCCATTCCGAGCTAAACGAATAACATGATTCAATCAGAAACACAATCCCAAATGACAATTGCAGCGTCTATGATTGTATTTAGTTGAGTAGGTAGCTTTTTACTGTTCTCAATTATAATAGAGCAAAATGGTTTAGTTCACTCATAAAGTTCCTTTTACTAAAGAGGTGATACTGTGATACTCATTGACACAattctttgttttaaaacacggGTAATAAAACTGTATACATCTGATCCACCTACCTCCCCATTTATAAGTGTTGATGAAGTACATTGAGGAAACGACGTTGATGATTTTGTAAAGCATATTCTCATTCACCAGAAAGAAAGAAGTAACTTACTGAGTTTCATGAGTGGGGCAGAGTGCAAACCCCGGTTTCTAAACGCTTTGGTTTCTTCAAAAGTCAAGCCCTCAGCCACATTTTGTACAAGCTTGGGATATATCGGAGCACGAGGCTTCCAGAGCATTAAAGGAACCAGAGGTCGATTTTTGGAATCATAGTGTCTACCCCGATACAGAAGTAGAATATTAAGATGACGATAGATAACTTTCCCACCCGATTTGTCCTGCatagagagaaaaaaaatgaagacGTGAATCACAATGACGAATTTTGATAACTCTGACATAAAAAAGAGGCAGCTAAGAGCCAAAGATAATACAGCCACACATTAATACCTCAAGATGAAAGCAAACATTGTCCATATCAAGAGTTGGTAACCCCAAGCATTTGATTCTCACAGCCTCAGCCCTACGCCAATGATTGTGAATGTCATCCAGCATGTTATGCGTAACTCCATCCTTCCCTGGCCAAAGATAAAAAGAAGAGGCCATTCTCAGTAAATCTAAACGACACTATATTAATGATTCATAAAACACGAGACAAGCTTATTGGGCAAGGACTATGAAAAGAATTATGATGGTAACTACAATATACACCCTACGTCtggatcatttgtttaccttaaaatacccttcacaaggtttatagaagtaaacaaatgattgggacgcaAGGACCGAAGGAGTATAATGGTAAGAGTTCAAGACTAATGGTAACTGGTTGCCTGATACCCAGAATCCTAGGTGAATAATACTCCGTCTCTCATAGTTCTTTTGTGTACGACACCACTCCTTTTCCCACTTTTTCGTTAAGAAGGCGATCATTCAGTATGAAATATGTATATTTATCAGGGAATTTCAAAGATggaaatcatttttttttcctttttgcaTTATATCTCTTACATCAGTTACATGACCTGATTTATGATGGTACTATGGCAAGAAACAAATACTGGTGTCATCTCCTCCTAATTTCATAATCCTAAACAGTAAGCTTAGATCTTTATTTCACCTGTTACTAGTAGTTCACAATTACTAGTTTATTATACCTACCTGCTCATACACTTTCCTCTTCCCTTCTTCTGGATACTAAAAGAGGGTGGGGAATAGCCAATCATGTTCCCTCCCAAGTATTTCCTACGTTAGAAAATGTATCCCTCCGTTACCCTCGGACCGCAGTTGCTAGCCAAACAAGGGATATTTAtcccctttctttcccttcaaatCCTTCCATTTAAAGACAGTCTTAGTTTAAAAAGGTGCGCCTTGGATGAGGCACTAGCCAAAACGCCTCGGTCCATTTTAGGTGCGCCTTTTTAGACAAGGGTCACGTAACAAGGCTAACTAGTACGCACTTTCCGTATCTTTTAGACAACGCTCACCATTTGTTTTCTCCGTTATTCCTAACTTTACTCCTTCACATGTTAGCCTACTTGAAAACTCCTAAAAAGGCTATTGTTGcccaaaattttatttgaaaactACAAATTTGTTATCAAAAATAGGGTGCCTCGCGTCCAAAAGGCGCGCCTTTGCATTGGGCTTCTTTGCCTTGGGCCCTTAGCGCCTCGGCAAAACAAAGGCTTTAACGTTTACATCTACGCATCTGAAATATTGATTGCCGTGTTATTTCCATAGCCCGAGAATGCAACATTCTTAAATGACAACGAAAGAGAAGGgaccaattattaaatgacaagtggaacaaattgagtgtgaatgatcaaattgttcatcaaattcattctcaaaatagaaaggacaacaattgactgatacacccaaaaatgaaaaaggacaacaaatgacagAGTGAGTATTAGTGTAAAACCGAGACTTACCAATGTTAATCTGTCGGTTGCAATCACTATGCCGATACTTTTCAACAAGCAAATCAACCTCTTCCTCAGTCAACGCCGCACCCAACACCCTCATTTTCTCCTCCTCCCACTTCACCGTCACTGAATCATCCCCATCCTCGACCGGAGCGCACGTGCCGGTCCATTTCCGCTCAAGCCTTCCCGGACCGAACGGGGAAAACCTGGGCGCTTCACGGAAGCTGATGGGCTTTACTGACGGGTCGGACTCTGAGTATGAGTAACGGAAGTCAAAGGGCAGGTCTGACTTAACGGGAATGTGAGGGCCATTTTGGGGATTTGGAGGGTTTTGTAGGAGAGAGAAAGGAGGGTCTTCGTCAAAGGAGAGAGAGTGAGAGGAGAAGGTTTGGAGAGTGACACGACGTCGTAGTGATGATGACAGACGTAGCATTGGGTTTGGAGGTTGAAGATCAAGTTACGTCCGACTGATGGGTCTTAAGATGTAACTATGGGCTGTGTGGCCTCTGACATGAACATAAATTAACTCTTTGGGCTCAAAATATCTAGGGAACTGCTAGGGCGACTCCGGGTGTTACCGAAACATTAGAAAAAACTAAAAAATTAAAAAGTAATTTTCGTTTTGCGTCAATATCGTAGGGATAAAATTGTAATTCGCAATCTATTTAtatctaataaaataaaatataaaagatACTAACTAAAACTTAACTATATCCAATATTCCTAACAATGTGAAAACTAATCTATCTCTTTCATTTACCCAGTTTAATTTCCATAATCGCTAAGACACGTGAAGAAGAACACCATTGTTAATGTACACAATTAGTGTTATTCTCCAAATCATTGAATATTGTTAGCGTACACAATTTTTATTTGAAGATCTTCATTGAATATAGAAGATCTTCATTGAATATTCATCAGGTGCCCAGTTCGGCAGTTCTGGTGATAATGGAGTTCGAATGTTTACAAATTGGCGTGATAACAAATTGATATTTTAGTTATTTCTCAAAtctttaattattgtataactaATAATACTAGCCAAAGTTCCTAAAGTACCCTTCATTAGTATTTTGTTTGAAATTCAAAATAGGTAATCAAATTACAATATTATCCCCGGTGTTACTGAATTtgagtaacacccggtgtcgctaTCTCATTTTCCAAATATCTTTAA contains the following coding sequences:
- the LOC141652915 gene encoding CRS2-associated factor 2, mitochondrial-like: MLRLSSSLRRRVTLQTFSSHSLSFDEDPPFSLLQNPPNPQNGPHIPVKSDLPFDFRYSYSESDPSVKPISFREAPRFSPFGPGRLERKWTGTCAPVEDGDDSVTVKWEEEKMRVLGAALTEEEVDLLVEKYRHSDCNRQINIGKDGVTHNMLDDIHNHWRRAEAVRIKCLGLPTLDMDNVCFHLEDKSGGKVIYRHLNILLLYRGRHYDSKNRPLVPLMLWKPRAPIYPKLVQNVAEGLTFEETKAFRNRGLHSAPLMKLTRNGVYLNVVQKVKDAFQTEEVVRLDCTHVGTSDCKRIGVKLRDLVPCIPILFKDEQIILWRGKRDLNDQASCLEEIDST